A segment of the Phalacrocorax aristotelis chromosome 5, bGulAri2.1, whole genome shotgun sequence genome:
GTCTTGTGGTTGAccactttcctttttaacaTAGGCAGTAAAGGAAGTAACGAGTCTGTATTCAATCAAATCATGgggaaaactgaagttttcaaaTTAAAGTCCCTCTATATGGCAGATATGTACAATCCATTAGCTAGTAACAGTGTGGTAAATAATCCCCCTCCTGGGTATACCAGTTCCCATATACCAGCAGTGATTCTAGAGCATGAAATAAAACCTTTACCTTGGCTTCTGATGCAAAACCCAAATACAGATCTTAAAGCGACATCCCTGTTCAGCAGTTccatgcatttattttgaaCGTCCTCAAgtcctatctttttttttttagccattCGTAACACACTCAACATTGTTACACCTGAGCAttgacatggaaaaaaaacaaaaacaaaaacaaaacaaaaaaaccccaacaaaccaaacacatttttgtaaACTATCAAGAGTAACAAAAATTGACAAGTATAAATCCCTTCAAAATAGTAAAACAATTTCATATATCTatatgggaaggaaaagaagcttAAGACAGAAATTATGtagaagatgaaagaaagggaagaaaaataaaattaatgaataaagCAAGGGGAGCAAACAGTAAAAGGGAAGTCAGATTTTCAGACTTGGAGATAGGGTTGTGAGTCACAGGTCAGCAGAGATCAAGAAATGAAGTTACTAAGAACTGGGAAAAGAACAAGGACTGATGCAGAAGGAAACCTCTAGACCACTACAAAATTAGCCCAAACTTATTGACTCCAAAGGGGCCAAATACTTCACCTTGATCCTGAAAATACCTTAGTCATGCACACAGCTAAGTAACTTGCATTAGCACCACCACTGCTGCAGGGTGAAATATGCCAGCATGAAGAAAGGACACCTCCTCCAGGTTCCAGTAAAGAAGCACAAGAGCTTTCCCCAACCCCTTTCCCTGCAAAACGGATGTGATGTACCTTGAAATCCCATCTCACCATCAGTTCTCTCTTCCCTCATTATGGACATCTGTGCACCCCGCTGGGACAGATGATATGCTGGCAGCAGGATTTACAAGATCACAGAAAAAATCAGTCTGCTAAAGTTGCCATTTATGTAGAAAGGTTCTCTGCATGTATAGATGAAGGCCTCTTAGGTTTCACTTATCTTAAAACCCCACAGTAACACAGAAAACTTACTTTAGCTTTAACAGATATCTCTGCAGAACCACCTTATTTTTGCAATTAGGAGGAGacatttttccaaacaaatcAAGGATCCCAGGACCTCTAGAACTATGAGTACAAAAGAACAATCTCCTGAATTAGCATATGAAGCAGCTAATTACAATTCTTATctataaaagtaattttccttaTTTCACATACAAAGATGCTACAATGTATAATTAGAGCAAGACATTCATCTCACTTAAATTTAACTTCGGTAACATGATTCCAAGGCTACTCACTGCACCAATTCATTGCTTACATATGCAAAGGAGCTTGACAGAGGGCTGGTGCAAGTCTTCTGCTATTGTACCGGCCTGTTTATAAGTCAAATCGCTATTCTCATTACCTTGGTAGTGCAGTTGATTCAAGGCATGGCTAACCAGGGTGCTGCTTTGGTGGCACACTTGACCTAACATCCTCTAAGGAGCCACAGATCCTTGATGTCTTTTCCTACTTGGAGAAGAGCATGGGGTGGGAAGCAgctggttttaaactgaatgaGATTTGTACGATGTGTGGCCCATTAAGTAATTAATACAGATGCAAATGAGGGGGGTAAACAGTACTTGGAGGGTGGGAAGGCATCCCATGAAATCACACCAGCAGTCCCAAGCAGCTATTCAGAACAGTTTGCAAGAACCCAACTGGCATATCAATAGCACGTTGGGTCATACTCCTTCTCCAGAGCTGTCAATTTATTTTGGATCAcaagaaaacaacaataaataTAGAGAAATGCCTTCCTGTCTTTCTCGGAAGAGGGATACTGCTGGGGACAGGCTGCTGGGACAGCGAATAAGCATAGGATTTAGAATATAGCTGCTTGCAATACTGATTTTGAGCGGGACAGGAGGACTGTTCTTTTCTGTCATAAAGGAAATACTGACCTTTCACTATTACTTGctaaataaggaaaaagttcttcaacTACTGCTTTTGAAAGCAGGCTAGCTCTGAATTCACAGTAATGCACAAACCTGGGCTACAGGCTGCATGTTCCACTAGGTATCGAACAGAAAATCCACCGAGCGTTTGGAGCTATGGAGCTGTTCTGAAAGACCAAAGTCTCATACACTGCGAGTGGTGCTCACCAAAGCACATATCAGCAGACTGTCCCTGCTCAAAACAAATGGGTAATATCATAGCAGCAAATATGAATCTTGATATTAGTTTATCTCATGATTTCTTAGTTTCATGTTAGGCTTCATGAAAAAGACTGTTTTTGGTATTTTGCTGTCTTTGAAAGTCAAAACCAATGAAAGGAACAAACTAGATCTTACCTTGTATCTGTTAGATATTGTAGGGAAAATACTAAAAATGGTTTTCAATTGTGTAACTTTACAAGAGATGTATTTTTTAGGGAATTCCTCCTGAGACACTgtcccctccctctctcttttggCACACATTTCACTCAAATGCTAGCTGGCATacaatattaaattattaagtTTGGAATATAACATCTATCAGCTCCCTTTATCTTCAGGATGATTTATCCCTTGATGTGCATATACTCAAGCAAAAACCAAAGAGGTAAAGAACACTATGACCTTCTCCACGGTACTTGCCCAATTCCAGAAGTCAGGGACCAGCTGCCAAAAGAGGCACCAAGCAGCTGATGTTCAAGAATGGATTTATAGTACATCAGCTATTCTTCACTGCCTGTCCATGTTCCTGCTCCTACCCTAGTTTCACTGAGAGCTGGCCAGTTACTGTAGGATAAATCTGGTACACGGACAGTTAGTTAAGACTGGAGTTGTCATAATTTCTCCATCTGTGACTTAGCTTTGAAAAGGACTTCTCTTAcagatgctttgttttctgaagtggaAAAGCTGGTTAAAAACAGCTCACCATTAATTCCCTCAACCATCCAGAAGGATTTCCATTAGAAACAAACTCGTatgaaaaatactggaaatgcTGGCATGTGCCTAATTTAACTCAGAGTTGCTTACAGATCCATCCACGAGTATAGGTGAGGTCTGGCAAgcacatttaattatttatatttgaatGCTAAATacacttaaatacattttaaggaCTTTCAATATTAAATGGTATATTACAGTTGCAAGTATAGCAGAGGCAAGTCTTCACACTGCTACATAGTaagaagaaatgcttttaaGATCTATGACTTCTTAGATTAGCATTTAGTGTAAACCCTTAAGAAGGACAACTGCTAATACTTACAGAAACCATACTGGAACTGTTGTAAGTTAGAGAGATGCCATATGGAAAGAGTTACAGGTTTACAGTCCTATTACAGGTTTACAGTTACAGGTGCCATCACATATTAAAGGTCCTCAAACACCAAGGCTGCCCATTCCTAGTAAGCTAGCACTTCTAGCTACATAGGACAATGCAATAAATTTAAagcaagctgcagaaaaatgtttttgaaattatatgatttaaataaatatttatgcaggTTTATAAACAGTGCTCTGGGCAGGCAATTTTAAgtataaaatatgtttatttcaaTTATATACAGCTCAGTACATTTTGATACACATCTTGAAGTTTTGCAGTCTGTGCTCCAACTTTGTAACATCAACACAAATACAGCCTTCCATagtcaccccccaccccaactcAACTTGCATTCCCTTGGGATACTCATTGCTTAAAACAactttaaatgaatttttagtTACGCAAGACATGCTCTTCCTCCCAAGCACTAGCAaagatgcaaaaagaaatatacCAATGGAGTCAAAGTGTCTAATTTATGCCAGCAATTCAAAGCACTCCAGCTTTTCAAAAAGGCACGGGGGCTAGTATatagaacaaaaataatctatGGTCTGCTATCAAACAAGAATTAGGACATGCAAAGTTATCTTCTCtccagaaaggaagaggaaagattttttcAAAGATAAAAGCATTCCTTCAGAATCatagtttgcaaaaaaaatgtaacacagTAAGAAAGtgcaattttaaacaaaattcttcttggaaaaataagatattttatatattaatagGTAGACAGTACTTGATAGCAAACCTAAGCACAAATTACAGTGTGTATTGAcactttctttagaaaaaataaaaaacccgTGTGAGACACGGTATAAAAGGCCTACTGTGGTGCAAAGTGCCTAGATGAAGTAAACATGTATAAATTTATTCCTTTCAGCAAACTAAGACAGTATGTTGCACTTTCTTCAAAGTGTATATTGTTCTTCCAACGTGTTTAGACTAAGCAGATTCACAATGATCTAACTATAGTTTGGATTCTGACCATATTAGAAATACACACAAAATGGAATGagtatatcttttttttcacctagtaaaaaaataaattggttcCTAGGCTTTAATCCTTCAGGAAGAAGTTTCAACATCAGATCAGTGCTGCTGATCTACTGAGTTCCTTCATGAAGTGTTAATGTACTTATGGTAGATCTAATGCGCGTAAGTACAGATAAGTATGTGCATAATTCACAAAGGTCCAATGCACTTAAGTACATTCAAGACATCTATAATCTAGGCtaggaaaaaacagaatttcataCAGAAATTCCTCCATAGCAGTTATCCTAAAAGTACACGCTATAAGTACTTTAATTGCAAGATAGTCTGAACAGTTGATTTGTGAAGCTTGCTCTTTTGGTAATAAACTTTAATCTTGAGACACAGCAAAACTAAACCCACACACGATTTCTTGTGGCTAGGAATGTCAGTGAATAACTTAATACTTGCCTCATTACCACTTACATAACATTGTATTATGATGAGAGTTacctagaaagaaaaaaccttgaGAGTATTCCTAAGTATCGTGCAAAGTGCATTTTTCTGTACTGGGACTAATCAAATGGCATGTAACTCGTGTAGTCTTGAGATTTTGAACTTAGGATATTGTACAGTCATCTCTAGATTTACCCTTATTCCTTTTACCAGCCTGCAAATCCTCCTTGCTTTCATCCCTATTATTGCCAGCACTTTCCAAATCCTGTTCCAAAGCATTTTCATCTGATAATCTTTCATCTGATGCTTTCATTTCATCTTCTGTCACATCAGTCTTCTCATCAGTTTTCCATGACGCTTCCACTTGCAAACATCCTGTTTCTTCAGGCTCATCTCCTTTTTTATGCTGCAAGCTGTCATCTTCAGTCAAGGCATCTTCAGTTTCTATTTTGTCTGTTCGGGCAGTTTTTCCAACAGCACCATTTGCTACATCACCCTCTCCTTTCTGTGTATCAGCTTTCTCTCCATCACATTTTTCATCACTTTCTAGTGTCTGTTTTGACTCCTCATCAAAATCGTATGCATCACCATCATCTTCCAATCTTCCCTCTGTTTGACCCTCCAATTTAACTTGTTCACTAATATTTTCATCCTGCTCAGCTTTCTGTGCCAGGGAATTATTTGCACCTTCCTGAGAAGCAAATCCACCACCATGGTGGTATGCAAGCTCTAACTctttctcagtttctttcagtgtttctgtatCAACTTTGTTTTCAGTAGTTACACTAACATCTACAGCTGACTCCTCTTTAGATTTGCCTTCCTCTTGTTGAACTACATTCTGCGCTTCACCttcaaaaggaatatttttctctcccgCTGTATCACCTGTTGTTTCTTCACTACACTGGACCGTTTGACCTTCTACCTTTGGCTTTAAATCTTCTACGCATTCTGTCCtacattccttttctttcccagactTATCCTCTATTTCCGCTTCTGACTCCTgaattttgtcttctgaaagaCTTGGGTCTAAAATGATTTCCTGAGTCATTACCTCTTTCACAGCCTCTGTGTCTGGAtttgcctgctgcagcacactTCCTTTTACCTCAGTAATACAGTCTACAGCCTCCACAGATGCCTTATCTTGCTCGCCTGTTTCTGCAGAATCTGAACACATCTCCAACTCTTCTATTAATACTTCCTTCTGGCCATCCTTCTCAGGTATAACATTTTCAAGTTCAGTTTTATCTTGCATATTTTGTTCCTCTGATGATGCTGAAGAACTGCCCTCTGAAGAAACTGGTTGGACGCATGCCTGATCTCCTCCACCTTCCTTTTCACTGGTCTCTGCTGGGACACCACTTTCACATGGCTCCGTCCCCTCCAGACCCACAGACTCTCTTTCCCTCGCCTGACCCTGAACTGTGTTCACcacctcattttcttcttcagctctATCACCTCTTGTCTTACCAATTCTTCCATCAGTACAGTCTTGGCTTTCACCAAGGTTTTCCTCCAAGACAGTTGTAACCTTCTTTTCAGCACTTTCCTCTGAGTGCTGGAGTCCCTCAGTGTGACATTCTACATTTACGTCTTCACTAAGCAAGGCTGCTACTGTAACCTCTGGTAGCCCTGCCTGATTAGAAACCACCTCGCAGCTCTCACTTGTAATGTCAGCTTCCTGATCCATTTCATTATCACTCAGGCCATGGCTAGTTTTAAgatcctttctttcttcctgttcagGTGCAGCTTTTTCCAGTTCATGATCTGTACCTAAGACACTAGGCATTTCCTGAGGAGTCTCAAAAATCTGATGACCTTGCAGAGAGCCCACCTCTGAGTTCTGATTTGTCCTTGCATTTAAGTCATGGTGTTCAGCCTGCACACTAACAGGCTGTTGGACTGCTGTGCCTGCAGATTCGGTCTCCTTTCTCAAATCATCTGTGTCACTATCATCATTTGAAGAAGCTCTCCCTGATACATGTTCTGTAAGGCTTTGAATTTGTTCTGTAAACCTGCTATCTGGTAACATCACTGTTGACAGGGCATCACATTCTTCAAccattttttctgcctttgcattTTCATCAGCATGCAATGTCTGTAATTCCTGctcctcagactcctctttGTGTTCCTCATGCTCAGTATTCTGCAAGATCTCTCTTTTCCCCATATCCtccaaaatctcatttttcatgTCCACTTCATTGGCTTTGCCTAAAAGACCATTGAGAAAGTTGAAGGGACCACACCATAGCACTTACCTCCCCACTTAAAACCCAAAAGAGAATGAATCAAAGAATAGGTTAATAAAAGATCAGCTTTTGCCAATTACGTGAGGCAAAGCAGCAATTGAATTAGTAAGGGTTCAGGGTTTTTGATCAGTGAAATTCACCACCACCCTCTCAAAGCAAGAAGTCTCTGGTGCAGGCTTGTGTTTTTGTAAAGTACAAGATTTATGCTCTTGGCTACGTGAATTATAGCTTTTGTAGATGAGAACA
Coding sequences within it:
- the LRRFIP1 gene encoding leucine-rich repeat flightless-interacting protein 1 isoform X8, translated to MGTQGAGRKRLPNRERLTAEDDALNQIAREAEARLAAKRAARAEAREIRMKELERQQKEIEERPEKDFEKGARTVSSLSAATLASLGGTSSRRGSGDTSVSADTEASIREIKDSLAEVEEKYKKAMVSNAQLDNEKTNFMYQVDTLKDALLELEEQLAESRRQYEEKSKEFEREKHAHSILQFQFMEIKEALKQREEMLAKHGIIPDSDVATNGETPDILDNEGHLDSSKTVPGTAQTLKAGGDGMLGKANEVDMKNEILEDMGKREILQNTEHEEHKEESEEQELQTLHADENAKAEKMVEECDALSTVMLPDSRFTEQIQSLTEHVSGRASSNDDSDTDDLRKETESAGTAVQQPVSVQAEHHDLNARTNQNSEVGSLQGHQIFETPQEMPSVLGTDHELEKAAPEQEERKDLKTSHGLSDNEMDQEADITSESCEVVSNQAGLPEVTVAALLSEDVNVECHTEGLQHSEESAEKKVTTVLEENLGESQDCTDGRIGKTRGDRAEEENEVVNTVQGQARERESVGLEGTEPCESGVPAETSEKEGGGDQACVQPVSSEGSSSASSEEQNMQDKTELENVIPEKDGQKEVLIEELEMCSDSAETGEQDKASVEAVDCITEVKGSVLQQANPDTEAVKEVMTQEIILDPSLSEDKIQESEAEIEDKSGKEKECRTECVEDLKPKVEGQTVQCSEETTGDTAGEKNIPFEGEAQNVVQQEEGKSKEESAVDVSVTTENKVDTETLKETEKELELAYHHGGGFASQEGANNSLAQKAEQDENISEQVKLEGQTEGRLEDDGDAYDFDEESKQTLESDEKCDGEKADTQKGEGDVANGAVGKTARTDKIETEDALTEDDSLQHKKGDEPEETGCLQVEASWKTDEKTDVTEDEMKASDERLSDENALEQDLESAGNNRDESKEDLQAGKRNKGKSRDDCTIS
- the LRRFIP1 gene encoding leucine-rich repeat flightless-interacting protein 1 isoform X4 translates to MGTQGAGRKRLPNRERLTAEDDALNQIAREAEARLAAKRAARAEAREIRMKELERQQKEIEERPEKDFEKGARTVSSLSAATLASLGGTSSRRGSGDTSVSADTEASIREIKDIYELKDQIQDVEGKYMQGLKEMKDSLAEVEEKYKKAMVSNAQLDNEKTNFMYQVDTLKDALLELEEQLAESRRQYEEKSKEFEREKHAHSILQFQFMEIKEALKQREEMLAEIQQLQQKQQSYVREISDLQETIEWKDKKIGALERQKDFFDSIRSERDDLRDEVVVLKEQLKKHGIIPDSDVATNGETPDILDNEGHLDSSKTVPGTAQTLKAGGDGMLGKANEVDMKNEILEDMGKREILQNTEHEEHKEESEEQELQTLHADENAKAEKMVEECDALSTVMLPDSRFTEQIQSLTEHVSGRASSNDDSDTDDLRKETESAGTAVQQPVSVQAEHHDLNARTNQNSEVGSLQGHQIFETPQEMPSVLGTDHELEKAAPEQEERKDLKTSHGLSDNEMDQEADITSESCEVVSNQAGLPEVTVAALLSEDVNVECHTEGLQHSEESAEKKVTTVLEENLGESQDCTDGRIGKTRGDRAEEENEVVNTVQGQARERESVGLEGTEPCESGVPAETSEKEGGGDQACVQPVSSEGSSSASSEEQNMQDKTELENVIPEKDGQKEVLIEELEMCSDSAETGEQDKASVEAVDCITEVKGSVLQQANPDTEAVKEVMTQEIILDPSLSEDKIQESEAEIEDKSGKEKECRTECVEDLKPKVEGQTVQCSEETTGDTAGEKNIPFEGEAQNVVQQEEGKSKEESAVDVSVTTENKVDTETLKETEKELELAYHHGGGFASQEGANNSLAQKAEQDENISEQVKLEGQTEGRLEDDGDAYDFDEESKQTLESDEKCDGEKADTQKGEGDVANGAVGKTARTDKIETEDALTEDDSLQHKKGDEPEETGCLQVEASWKTDEKTDVTEDEMKASDERLSDENALEQDLESAGNNRDESKEDLQAGKRNKGKSRDDCTIS
- the LRRFIP1 gene encoding leucine-rich repeat flightless-interacting protein 1 isoform X3, whose translation is MGTQGAGRKRLPNRERLTAEDDALNQIAREAEARLAAKRAARAEAREIRMKELERQQKEPSEYSCYLGSGSRASSRASSARASPVIEERPEKDFEKGARTVSSLSAATLASLGGTSSRRGSGDTSVSADTEASIREIKDIYELKDQIQDVEGKYMQGLKEMKDSLAEVEEKYKKAMVSNAQLDNEKTNFMYQVDTLKDALLELEEQLAESRRQYEEKSKEFEREKHAHSILQFQFMEIKEALKQREEMLAEIQQLQQKQQSYVREISDLQETIEWKDKKIGALERQKDFFDSIRSERDDLRDEVVVLKEQLKKHGIIPDSDVATNGETPDILDNEGHLDSSKTVPGTAQTLKAGGDGMLGKANEVDMKNEILEDMGKREILQNTEHEEHKEESEEQELQTLHADENAKAEKMVEECDALSTVMLPDSRFTEQIQSLTEHVSGRASSNDDSDTDDLRKETESAGTAVQQPVSVQAEHHDLNARTNQNSEVGSLQGHQIFETPQEMPSVLGTDHELEKAAPEQEERKDLKTSHGLSDNEMDQEADITSESCEVVSNQAGLPEVTVAALLSEDVNVECHTEGLQHSEESAEKKVTTVLEENLGESQDCTDGRIGKTRGDRAEEENEVVNTVQGQARERESVGLEGTEPCESGVPAETSEKEGGGDQACVQPVSSEGSSSASSEEQNMQDKTELENVIPEKDGQKEVLIEELEMCSDSAETGEQDKASVEAVDCITEVKGSVLQQANPDTEAVKEVMTQEIILDPSLSEDKIQESEAEIEDKSGKEKECRTECVEDLKPKVEGQTVQCSEETTGDTAGEKNIPFEGEAQNVVQQEEGKSKEESAVDVSVTTENKVDTETLKETEKELELAYHHGGGFASQEGANNSLAQKAEQDENISEQVKLEGQTEGRLEDDGDAYDFDEESKQTLESDEKCDGEKADTQKGEGDVANGAVGKTARTDKIETEDALTEDDSLQHKKGDEPEETGCLQVEASWKTDEKTDVTEDEMKASDERLSDENALEQDLESAGNNRDESKEDLQAGKRNKGKSRDDCTIS
- the LRRFIP1 gene encoding leucine-rich repeat flightless-interacting protein 1 isoform X1; translation: MGTQGAGRKRLPNRERLTAEDDALNQIAREAEARLAAKRAARAEAREIRMKELERQQKEIYQVQKKYYGLDTKWGDIEQWMEDSERYSRRARRNASASDEDERMSVGSRGSLRSNLEYTSTYPVAGLENDRTKKKNYSKATNGYEEDMYGSSQSRKSSRASYYSDLGLHNSGYACTSQPSCQNGNWASVYDESVHSGSRRYSASSSRAPSEYSCYLGSGSRASSRASSARASPVIEERPEKDFEKGARTVSSLSAATLASLGGTSSRRGSGDTSVSADTEASIREIKDIYELKDQIQDVEGKYMQGLKEMKDSLAEVEEKYKKAMVSNAQLDNEKTNFMYQVDTLKDALLELEEQLAESRRQYEEKSKEFEREKHAHSILQFQFMEIKEALKQREEMLAEIQQLQQKQQSYVREISDLQETIEWKDKKIGALERQKDFFDSIRSERDDLRDEVVVLKEQLKKHGIIPDSDVATNGETPDILDNEGHLDSSKTVPGTAQTLKAGGDGMLGKANEVDMKNEILEDMGKREILQNTEHEEHKEESEEQELQTLHADENAKAEKMVEECDALSTVMLPDSRFTEQIQSLTEHVSGRASSNDDSDTDDLRKETESAGTAVQQPVSVQAEHHDLNARTNQNSEVGSLQGHQIFETPQEMPSVLGTDHELEKAAPEQEERKDLKTSHGLSDNEMDQEADITSESCEVVSNQAGLPEVTVAALLSEDVNVECHTEGLQHSEESAEKKVTTVLEENLGESQDCTDGRIGKTRGDRAEEENEVVNTVQGQARERESVGLEGTEPCESGVPAETSEKEGGGDQACVQPVSSEGSSSASSEEQNMQDKTELENVIPEKDGQKEVLIEELEMCSDSAETGEQDKASVEAVDCITEVKGSVLQQANPDTEAVKEVMTQEIILDPSLSEDKIQESEAEIEDKSGKEKECRTECVEDLKPKVEGQTVQCSEETTGDTAGEKNIPFEGEAQNVVQQEEGKSKEESAVDVSVTTENKVDTETLKETEKELELAYHHGGGFASQEGANNSLAQKAEQDENISEQVKLEGQTEGRLEDDGDAYDFDEESKQTLESDEKCDGEKADTQKGEGDVANGAVGKTARTDKIETEDALTEDDSLQHKKGDEPEETGCLQVEASWKTDEKTDVTEDEMKASDERLSDENALEQDLESAGNNRDESKEDLQAGKRNKGKSRDDCTIS
- the LRRFIP1 gene encoding leucine-rich repeat flightless-interacting protein 1 isoform X6, coding for MGTQGAGRKRLPNRERLTAEDDALNQIAREAEARLAAKRAARAEAREIRMKELERQQKEPSEYSCYLGSGSRASSRASSARASPVIEERPEKDFEKGARTVSSLSAATLASLGGTSSRRGSGDTSVSADTEASIREIKDSLAEVEEKYKKAMVSNAQLDNEKTNFMYQVDTLKDALLELEEQLAESRRQYEEKSKEFEREKHAHSILQFQFMEIKEALKQREEMLAKHGIIPDSDVATNGETPDILDNEGHLDSSKTVPGTAQTLKAGGDGMLGKANEVDMKNEILEDMGKREILQNTEHEEHKEESEEQELQTLHADENAKAEKMVEECDALSTVMLPDSRFTEQIQSLTEHVSGRASSNDDSDTDDLRKETESAGTAVQQPVSVQAEHHDLNARTNQNSEVGSLQGHQIFETPQEMPSVLGTDHELEKAAPEQEERKDLKTSHGLSDNEMDQEADITSESCEVVSNQAGLPEVTVAALLSEDVNVECHTEGLQHSEESAEKKVTTVLEENLGESQDCTDGRIGKTRGDRAEEENEVVNTVQGQARERESVGLEGTEPCESGVPAETSEKEGGGDQACVQPVSSEGSSSASSEEQNMQDKTELENVIPEKDGQKEVLIEELEMCSDSAETGEQDKASVEAVDCITEVKGSVLQQANPDTEAVKEVMTQEIILDPSLSEDKIQESEAEIEDKSGKEKECRTECVEDLKPKVEGQTVQCSEETTGDTAGEKNIPFEGEAQNVVQQEEGKSKEESAVDVSVTTENKVDTETLKETEKELELAYHHGGGFASQEGANNSLAQKAEQDENISEQVKLEGQTEGRLEDDGDAYDFDEESKQTLESDEKCDGEKADTQKGEGDVANGAVGKTARTDKIETEDALTEDDSLQHKKGDEPEETGCLQVEASWKTDEKTDVTEDEMKASDERLSDENALEQDLESAGNNRDESKEDLQAGKRNKGKSRDDCTIS
- the LRRFIP1 gene encoding leucine-rich repeat flightless-interacting protein 1 isoform X9; translation: MEAAADCLSPAARQQAEARLAAKRAARAEAREIRMKELERQQKEIEERPEKDFEKGARTVSSLSAATLASLGGTSSRRGSGDTSVSADTEASIREIKDSLAEVEEKYKKAMVSNAQLDNEKTNFMYQVDTLKDALLELEEQLAESRRQYEEKSKEFEREKHAHSILQFQFMEIKEALKQREEMLAKHGIIPDSDVATNGETPDILDNEGHLDSSKTVPGTAQTLKAGGDGMLGKANEVDMKNEILEDMGKREILQNTEHEEHKEESEEQELQTLHADENAKAEKMVEECDALSTVMLPDSRFTEQIQSLTEHVSGRASSNDDSDTDDLRKETESAGTAVQQPVSVQAEHHDLNARTNQNSEVGSLQGHQIFETPQEMPSVLGTDHELEKAAPEQEERKDLKTSHGLSDNEMDQEADITSESCEVVSNQAGLPEVTVAALLSEDVNVECHTEGLQHSEESAEKKVTTVLEENLGESQDCTDGRIGKTRGDRAEEENEVVNTVQGQARERESVGLEGTEPCESGVPAETSEKEGGGDQACVQPVSSEGSSSASSEEQNMQDKTELENVIPEKDGQKEVLIEELEMCSDSAETGEQDKASVEAVDCITEVKGSVLQQANPDTEAVKEVMTQEIILDPSLSEDKIQESEAEIEDKSGKEKECRTECVEDLKPKVEGQTVQCSEETTGDTAGEKNIPFEGEAQNVVQQEEGKSKEESAVDVSVTTENKVDTETLKETEKELELAYHHGGGFASQEGANNSLAQKAEQDENISEQVKLEGQTEGRLEDDGDAYDFDEESKQTLESDEKCDGEKADTQKGEGDVANGAVGKTARTDKIETEDALTEDDSLQHKKGDEPEETGCLQVEASWKTDEKTDVTEDEMKASDERLSDENALEQDLESAGNNRDESKEDLQAGKRNKGKSRDDCTIS
- the LRRFIP1 gene encoding leucine-rich repeat flightless-interacting protein 1 isoform X7, coding for MEAAADCLSPAARQQAEARLAAKRAARAEAREIRMKELERQQKEPSEYSCYLGSGSRASSRASSARASPVIEERPEKDFEKGARTVSSLSAATLASLGGTSSRRGSGDTSVSADTEASIREIKDSLAEVEEKYKKAMVSNAQLDNEKTNFMYQVDTLKDALLELEEQLAESRRQYEEKSKEFEREKHAHSILQFQFMEIKEALKQREEMLAKHGIIPDSDVATNGETPDILDNEGHLDSSKTVPGTAQTLKAGGDGMLGKANEVDMKNEILEDMGKREILQNTEHEEHKEESEEQELQTLHADENAKAEKMVEECDALSTVMLPDSRFTEQIQSLTEHVSGRASSNDDSDTDDLRKETESAGTAVQQPVSVQAEHHDLNARTNQNSEVGSLQGHQIFETPQEMPSVLGTDHELEKAAPEQEERKDLKTSHGLSDNEMDQEADITSESCEVVSNQAGLPEVTVAALLSEDVNVECHTEGLQHSEESAEKKVTTVLEENLGESQDCTDGRIGKTRGDRAEEENEVVNTVQGQARERESVGLEGTEPCESGVPAETSEKEGGGDQACVQPVSSEGSSSASSEEQNMQDKTELENVIPEKDGQKEVLIEELEMCSDSAETGEQDKASVEAVDCITEVKGSVLQQANPDTEAVKEVMTQEIILDPSLSEDKIQESEAEIEDKSGKEKECRTECVEDLKPKVEGQTVQCSEETTGDTAGEKNIPFEGEAQNVVQQEEGKSKEESAVDVSVTTENKVDTETLKETEKELELAYHHGGGFASQEGANNSLAQKAEQDENISEQVKLEGQTEGRLEDDGDAYDFDEESKQTLESDEKCDGEKADTQKGEGDVANGAVGKTARTDKIETEDALTEDDSLQHKKGDEPEETGCLQVEASWKTDEKTDVTEDEMKASDERLSDENALEQDLESAGNNRDESKEDLQAGKRNKGKSRDDCTIS